One segment of Anguilla anguilla isolate fAngAng1 chromosome 1, fAngAng1.pri, whole genome shotgun sequence DNA contains the following:
- the timm9 gene encoding mitochondrial import inner membrane translocase subunit Tim9, producing MAVQISESDQIKQFKEFLGTYNKLTENCFMDCVKDFTTREVKPEETTCSESCLQKYLKMTQRISMRFQEYHIQQNEALAAKAGLLAQPR from the exons atggCTGTCCAGATATCGGAATCGGATCAGATTAAGCAG TTCAAAGAATTCTTGGGGACTTACAACAAATTGACAGAAAACTGCTTCATGGACTGTGTGAAAGATTTCACCACCAGAGAAGTCAAACCAGAGGAG ACGACCTGTTCAGAAAGCTGTCTGCAGAAGTACCTAAAGATGACCCAGCGGATCTCCATGCGCTTTCAGGAGTATCATATACAGCAGAACGAAGCCCTGGCCGCCAAGGCTGGTTTACTGGCACAGCCCCGCTAG